One window from the genome of Armatimonadota bacterium encodes:
- a CDS encoding glycoside hydrolase family 20 zincin-like fold domain-containing protein, which yields MTSARAALALLAMAVTVSVAAAAPPAAVPDAWAPSSRPPQILPRPQSLLWLPAVFPLSDRTRIVVGDKAAAEDLYAARDLNAELRTLTGRALPVVRAAEVGEARDIIVLGEPALNRWSAALVAREGLRVLPEDPGPEGYVLKVAPDVVVAAGSDRRGT from the coding sequence ATGACCTCTGCGCGGGCTGCCCTGGCGCTGCTGGCGATGGCCGTGACGGTGAGCGTAGCGGCCGCGGCCCCCCCGGCGGCGGTGCCCGACGCCTGGGCACCATCATCGCGGCCACCACAGATCCTCCCCCGACCTCAGTCCCTGCTCTGGCTGCCCGCGGTCTTCCCCCTCAGCGACCGGACGCGCATCGTGGTGGGGGACAAGGCTGCGGCGGAGGACCTCTACGCAGCACGCGACCTGAACGCGGAGCTGCGCACCCTGACCGGGCGGGCGCTGCCGGTGGTGCGCGCCGCGGAGGTTGGGGAAGCACGCGACATCATCGTGCTGGGAGAGCCGGCGCTGAACAGGTGGTCGGCCGCACTGGTGGCCCGGGAGGGGCTGCGGGTCTTGCCGGAGGATCCGGGGCCGGAAGGCTACGTCCTCAAAGTGGCGCCTGATGTTGTGGTGGCGGCGGGCAGCGACCGCCGGGGGAC